A single genomic interval of Gammaproteobacteria bacterium harbors:
- the hslU gene encoding ATP-dependent protease ATPase subunit HslU yields the protein MSSMTPREIVHELDQFIIGQQQAKRAVAVALRNRWRRLQVAAALRDEITPKNILMIGPTGVGKTEIARRLAKLANAPFLKIEATKFTEVGYVGRDVESIVRDLADVSLKMLRESEIAKVRDRALESAEERILDALLPPARDTPEDAKRGGASTRQLFRKKLREGDLDDREIEIEISGTAMGVEIMAPPGMEEMTSQLQSMFSNLSAGRSKKRRLSVRAALKMIEDEEAAKLLNEDELRRRALEAAEQTGIVFIDELDKIARRSEYAGADVSREGVQRDLLPLIEGCTVSTKHGAIRTDHILFIASGAFHLAKPSDLIPELQGRLPIRVELDALGADEFERILTEPNASLTEQYRALLATEGLEVEFTREGIRRIAEIACEVNERTENIGARRLHTVMERLLEEASFSAADRGSSSDTNRIVVDMPYVDAQLGELARDEDLSRFIL from the coding sequence ATGAGCAGCATGACTCCCCGCGAGATCGTCCACGAACTCGACCAATTCATCATCGGCCAGCAACAGGCCAAGCGCGCGGTTGCCGTCGCGCTGCGCAACCGCTGGCGCCGCCTGCAGGTCGCCGCAGCCCTGCGCGATGAAATCACCCCCAAAAACATCCTGATGATCGGGCCGACCGGGGTGGGCAAGACGGAGATTGCACGTCGCCTCGCGAAGCTCGCCAACGCGCCATTCCTGAAAATCGAGGCGACCAAGTTCACCGAGGTCGGCTATGTGGGACGCGACGTCGAGTCGATCGTGCGCGACCTGGCCGATGTGTCGCTGAAAATGCTGCGTGAATCCGAGATTGCCAAAGTGCGCGACCGCGCGCTCGAAAGCGCCGAGGAGCGCATACTCGATGCGTTGTTGCCGCCCGCGCGCGACACGCCGGAGGATGCCAAACGCGGCGGCGCTTCGACCCGGCAGCTGTTCCGCAAGAAATTGCGTGAGGGCGACCTCGACGACCGCGAAATCGAAATCGAAATCAGCGGCACGGCGATGGGCGTCGAGATCATGGCACCGCCCGGCATGGAGGAGATGACCAGCCAGCTGCAGAGCATGTTCTCCAACCTTTCCGCCGGCCGCAGCAAGAAACGGCGACTCAGCGTACGCGCCGCGCTGAAAATGATCGAGGACGAGGAAGCCGCCAAGCTGTTGAACGAGGACGAGTTGCGGCGACGCGCGCTGGAGGCGGCCGAGCAGACCGGCATCGTGTTCATCGACGAGCTCGACAAGATCGCGCGACGCTCGGAATACGCCGGCGCCGACGTGTCGCGCGAGGGCGTGCAACGCGACCTGCTGCCGCTGATCGAGGGCTGTACCGTCAGCACCAAGCATGGCGCCATCCGTACCGACCACATCCTGTTCATTGCCTCGGGGGCCTTTCATCTCGCCAAACCCTCCGACCTGATCCCCGAACTGCAGGGACGGCTGCCGATACGCGTCGAGCTCGATGCACTCGGTGCCGATGAATTCGAGCGCATTCTCACCGAACCGAATGCCTCGCTCACCGAGCAGTACCGGGCACTGCTCGCCACCGAGGGGCTGGAGGTAGAGTTCACGCGTGAAGGTATCCGGCGTATCGCGGAAATTGCGTGCGAAGTGAACGAGCGCACCGAGAACATCGGCGCGCGTCGCCTGCATACGGTCATGGAGAGGCTTCTGGAAGAAGCCTCTTTCAGCGCCGCGGACCGCGGTTCCTCCAGCGACACAAACCGTATCGTGGTCGATATGCCCTATGTGGATGCGCAGCTCGGCGAGCTCGCGCGCGATGAGGATTTGAGCCGGTTTATCCTGTAA
- the hslV gene encoding ATP-dependent protease subunit HslV: protein MEQFRGTTILSVRRNGKVVIGGDGQVSMGQTVMKGNARKVRRLHNSTVIAGFAGGTADAFTLFELFEAQLDKFQGQLLRAAVELAKAWRTDRALRRLEALLAVADRNNSLIITGNGDVIEPEDSLIAIGSGGPYAQAAARALLAHTEMPAREIVESGLAIAADICIYTNHNRTIEELDTST, encoded by the coding sequence GTGGAGCAATTTCGCGGTACTACCATTCTCTCCGTGCGCCGCAACGGCAAGGTCGTGATTGGCGGTGACGGGCAGGTGTCGATGGGGCAAACCGTCATGAAGGGCAATGCGCGCAAGGTCAGGCGCCTGCATAACTCCACCGTCATCGCCGGGTTTGCCGGCGGTACGGCCGATGCATTCACCCTTTTCGAGCTGTTCGAGGCACAGCTCGACAAATTCCAGGGCCAGTTGCTGCGTGCCGCGGTCGAACTCGCGAAAGCCTGGCGCACCGATCGCGCCCTGCGCCGCCTCGAAGCGCTGCTGGCGGTGGCTGATCGCAACAATTCCCTGATCATCACCGGCAACGGTGACGTGATCGAACCCGAAGACAGCCTGATTGCGATTGGTTCCGGTGGCCCCTATGCGCAGGCGGCAGCGCGCGCGCTGCTCGCCCATACCGAGATGCCTGCCCGCGAGATCGTCGAGAGCGGACTGGCCATTGCGGCGGACATCTGCATCTACACCAACCACAATCGCACTATCGAGGAACTCGACACCAGCACCTGA
- a CDS encoding SPOR domain-containing protein: MAHDFAKQRAARAKNAGKPATSGWLWLVSGVVIGALISFLVYLATLAPHPQRNTNPVAEQPAEQAAPKPAVPTEKPQFEYYTLLSESEIIVGDRQGATAQEEAVKTPEREKKASTLLLQAGSFRQLADADRRRAEILLLDLAASVETVTVNGGETWHRVHVGPFESAEELGKARRKLLEHRIDTLEISKRA, translated from the coding sequence ATGGCTCATGATTTTGCAAAACAGCGCGCGGCGCGGGCGAAGAATGCGGGCAAGCCAGCCACATCCGGATGGTTGTGGCTGGTCAGCGGCGTCGTCATCGGCGCCCTGATCAGCTTTCTGGTCTACCTGGCCACGCTCGCACCACACCCACAGCGCAATACGAACCCGGTTGCGGAACAGCCCGCCGAACAGGCGGCGCCAAAGCCCGCGGTTCCGACGGAAAAGCCACAGTTCGAATATTACACATTGCTCTCCGAGAGCGAGATCATCGTCGGTGATCGCCAGGGCGCCACCGCGCAGGAGGAGGCTGTCAAGACGCCCGAACGGGAGAAAAAAGCCTCGACGTTGCTGCTGCAGGCCGGATCCTTTCGCCAGCTAGCCGATGCCGACCGGCGCCGCGCCGAAATCCTGCTGCTGGACCTCGCGGCGAGCGTCGAAACTGTTACGGTCAACGGCGGCGAAACCTGGCACCGTGTCCACGTCGGCCCCTTCGAGAGCGCCGAGGAACTGGGCAAGGCACGCCGGAAACTGCTCGAGCATCGCATCGACACCCTGGAAATCAGCAAGCGCGCTTGA
- a CDS encoding primosomal protein N', translating into MLEEPILRVAVPAPLRHALEYLPPANCTAERMQAGMRVVVPLGPRRVIGIIIEVLEHGERERSRLRRALSLPDAGPLLPPDIMNLCTFAAHYYHAPVGEALVNTLPADLRSLPRAPARAPLLWRATAESLGLGTQALGRAPQQAAALATLQAQGPLSGRACAAAGIERVTLRALQKKGLASSEVGPDEPECDRDPCEPQVAQPPLLLNAEQQRALDTLESDIGRFSCHLLEGVTGSGKTEIYLRFIKRVLEAGRQALVLVPEIGLTPQTHRRFAARFGTQVGVLHSGLGDRERLNTWRRAAQGQLRVLIGTRSALFSPLPELGAIIVDEEHDASFKQQEGFRYSARDLAVVRARRLDIPIVLGSATPSTESLANCSAGRFRLLQLTQRAGAARPPATRLVDVRGQFLDGGICAELLERIGIELAAGNQVLVFLNRRGWAPLLSCADCGWMAECAHCDARLTLHRAEGLLWCHHCDARRSAPRTCPHCKSARLLALGAGTERSEHTLQRLFPQYPILRIDRSTMQARGAMEALLDKLGDARPCILVGTQMLAKGHHFPRVTLVTMIDIDGGLFSADFRAAERTGQLLVQVAGRAGRAEHPGQVLIQTLHPQHPWLARLVAGGYRAFIDPILEERQQHGLPPYAYMALLRAESTVQERGLEMLRELKIDLVGQHPQVAIVGPVPAPMPRRAGRFRLHLLFKHSHRTPLHAAISTACQLLESRRLPGIDRWHIDVDPLEGA; encoded by the coding sequence ATGCTTGAAGAACCCATCCTGCGCGTGGCGGTACCGGCACCGCTGCGACATGCACTCGAGTACCTGCCACCCGCCAATTGCACCGCCGAGCGCATGCAGGCGGGAATGCGGGTGGTGGTGCCGCTTGGCCCACGGCGGGTAATCGGCATCATTATCGAGGTGCTCGAACACGGCGAACGTGAGCGCTCGCGTCTGCGCCGCGCGCTGTCGCTGCCGGATGCCGGGCCGCTGTTACCGCCCGATATCATGAATCTGTGCACTTTTGCCGCACATTACTATCACGCGCCGGTCGGAGAGGCGCTGGTCAACACCCTGCCGGCCGATCTGCGCTCCTTGCCCCGCGCCCCCGCGCGAGCGCCGCTGCTGTGGCGCGCGACTGCGGAAAGCCTCGGTCTCGGCACCCAGGCTCTTGGCCGCGCCCCGCAACAGGCCGCGGCACTGGCAACGCTGCAGGCTCAGGGGCCGCTGTCCGGCCGCGCCTGCGCCGCGGCCGGCATCGAACGTGTCACGCTGCGGGCATTGCAGAAAAAGGGCCTGGCATCCAGCGAGGTCGGGCCGGACGAACCGGAATGCGACCGGGATCCATGCGAACCGCAGGTAGCGCAGCCTCCGCTGCTGCTCAATGCCGAGCAGCAGCGCGCGCTGGATACCCTGGAAAGCGATATCGGACGATTCAGCTGTCATCTGCTGGAGGGCGTGACCGGCAGCGGCAAGACCGAGATTTATCTGCGGTTCATAAAGCGCGTGCTGGAGGCCGGTCGGCAGGCTCTGGTACTGGTGCCCGAGATCGGCCTGACGCCACAGACCCACCGGCGCTTTGCCGCGCGCTTCGGAACGCAGGTCGGCGTGCTGCATTCCGGCCTCGGCGACCGCGAGCGCCTGAACACCTGGCGCCGCGCCGCGCAGGGGCAGCTGCGGGTCCTGATCGGCACCCGTTCGGCGCTGTTCAGCCCGCTACCCGAGCTCGGCGCGATCATCGTGGATGAGGAACACGATGCCTCGTTCAAGCAGCAGGAGGGCTTTCGCTACTCCGCCCGCGACCTGGCCGTGGTACGGGCACGCAGGCTCGATATCCCGATCGTGCTCGGATCGGCGACACCGTCCACCGAAAGTCTTGCCAACTGCAGCGCCGGCCGCTTCCGGCTGCTGCAACTCACACAGCGGGCAGGCGCCGCTCGCCCGCCAGCCACGCGATTGGTCGATGTACGCGGCCAGTTCCTCGACGGCGGCATCTGTGCCGAATTGCTCGAGCGCATCGGTATCGAGCTCGCTGCGGGCAACCAGGTGCTGGTTTTCCTCAATCGGCGCGGCTGGGCGCCGCTGCTGAGCTGCGCCGATTGCGGCTGGATGGCCGAGTGTGCCCACTGCGATGCCCGCCTCACCCTGCACCGCGCCGAAGGCCTGTTGTGGTGTCACCACTGCGACGCCCGCAGGTCCGCGCCACGCACCTGCCCGCACTGCAAAAGCGCCCGCCTGCTCGCGCTCGGCGCGGGCACCGAGCGCAGCGAACACACGCTGCAGCGCCTGTTCCCGCAGTACCCGATTCTGCGCATCGACCGCAGTACGATGCAGGCTCGCGGCGCAATGGAGGCTCTGCTCGACAAGCTCGGCGACGCACGCCCGTGCATCCTGGTCGGCACCCAGATGCTCGCCAAGGGACACCATTTTCCCCGCGTCACACTGGTCACCATGATCGACATCGACGGGGGACTGTTCAGCGCTGATTTTCGTGCTGCCGAGCGGACCGGCCAGTTGCTGGTTCAGGTTGCCGGGCGGGCCGGGCGCGCCGAGCACCCCGGACAGGTGCTGATACAGACGCTGCATCCGCAACATCCCTGGCTCGCGCGACTCGTTGCGGGCGGATATCGCGCGTTCATCGACCCGATACTGGAGGAGCGGCAGCAACACGGGTTGCCGCCTTATGCCTATATGGCCCTGTTGCGCGCCGAAAGCACCGTCCAGGAGCGCGGACTGGAAATGCTGCGCGAACTCAAAATAGACCTGGTCGGGCAGCACCCGCAGGTAGCAATAGTGGGGCCGGTGCCGGCGCCGATGCCAAGACGGGCCGGACGCTTTCGCCTGCACCTGCTGTTCAAACACAGCCATCGCACACCGCTGCACGCCGCCATCTCCACCGCCTGTCAGCTGCTGGAGTCGCGGCGCCTGCCGGGCATCGATCGCTGGCATATCGATGTGGATCCGCTCGAGGGTGCCTGA
- the rpmE gene encoding 50S ribosomal protein L31 — protein MKADIHPAYANLTATCSCGNVIETRSTLAKDLHLDVCSKCHPFYSGKQKVLDTGGRIDRFKKRFGNVGARRETE, from the coding sequence ATGAAAGCCGACATTCATCCTGCCTACGCGAACCTGACTGCAACCTGCAGTTGCGGAAACGTGATCGAAACACGTTCCACGCTCGCCAAGGATCTGCATCTCGACGTCTGCTCGAAGTGCCATCCGTTCTATTCGGGCAAGCAAAAAGTGCTCGACACGGGCGGCCGTATCGATCGCTTCAAGAAGCGCTTCGGCAACGTTGGCGCTCGCCGCGAGACCGAGTAA
- a CDS encoding thermonuclease family protein: MVDGDTLLLADGRRVRLIGVNTPELDHEGAADEPGAQQAARFAGVFLADKQIGLVSGVSASDRYGRVLAHVYSASGASLEEALLDAGLARHIAVPPDIAQAGCLAGAEQLARVARRGLWGSGEFLPRDTSTLRSGENGFRLLQGRVSAVERSSSAWWIELDDRVSLRLDRGDQKYFEWKDVARLEGQIVEVRGWLVWRGTRAHGHPPWLMRLRHPLSLRGSSG; this comes from the coding sequence GTGGTCGACGGAGATACCTTGCTGCTGGCCGACGGGCGTCGCGTTCGCCTGATTGGCGTCAACACCCCCGAACTTGATCACGAAGGCGCTGCCGATGAGCCGGGCGCGCAGCAGGCGGCGCGGTTTGCCGGTGTCTTTCTGGCGGACAAGCAGATCGGTCTGGTTTCCGGGGTCAGCGCCAGCGACCGTTACGGGCGCGTTCTTGCCCATGTCTACAGCGCCAGCGGTGCCAGCCTGGAAGAGGCGTTGCTGGATGCGGGGCTGGCGCGTCATATCGCGGTGCCCCCCGACATCGCGCAGGCCGGTTGCCTTGCCGGCGCCGAGCAGCTGGCGCGGGTGGCGCGACGCGGGTTGTGGGGCTCTGGCGAGTTCCTGCCACGTGATACTTCCACGCTGAGATCAGGCGAAAACGGGTTTCGCCTGCTGCAGGGGCGTGTCAGCGCGGTCGAGAGAAGCAGCTCTGCCTGGTGGATCGAGCTGGACGATCGGGTTTCCCTGAGGCTCGATCGTGGCGACCAGAAATACTTCGAATGGAAGGATGTTGCCCGGCTCGAGGGGCAAATTGTCGAAGTGCGCGGCTGGCTCGTCTGGCGCGGAACACGAGCGCATGGACATCCGCCATGGTTGATGCGCTTGCGTCATCCCCTGTCGCTGCGCGGCAGCAGCGGTTGA
- a CDS encoding penicillin-binding protein 1A — MRLILVWCRRFCWLALPAIALGLLSLSGTYLYLSPRLPSVEVLRDIKLQEPLRVFSKDGKLMGEFGEMRRTPVHYDQVPPALIQAILAAEDDRFLQHHGIDLTGLARAAWELATTHSIQSGGSTITMQVARNYFLSRDQTFVRKFNEILLALRIERELDKHQILELYLNKIFLGYRAYGVEAAAQVYYGRPIAELSLDETALIAGLPKAPSVLNPLDNPARAKIRRDWILGRMLELGYIDASAHAAAINAPVSASYHGAHIELQAEYAAEMVRAEMISRYGRAAYEDGYSVYTTLDGALQTQARQAVLRGLLAYDSRHGFRGAEMHFDGPRQKWAESLRAISAVSGLEPAVVTRVGEQSIEVQDRNGTLIELPWEQGLRNARRYISEDYRGAAPKTASEIAAPGDVVRILQQEGTWRLVQVPAAQAALVSLDASDGSIRAIVGGIDFRYSKFNRAAQALRQPGSNIKPFIYAAAMENGFTPASIINDAPVVFQDPDLDKVWRPENDTGKFYGPTSLRTALVNSRNLVSIRLLQQLGIPKAVDYLCEIGFNRADVPPNLSLALGTLSTTPLRLVSAYAMLANGGYRIEPYLIEEVRRVSGEVIEHTRPRRACRECAPANTKPAAGFEEAASMEELLAMDDNADKSGSEGPEIAPQPMDPRVAYMIDSILKDAIKHGTGRRALELKRTDVAGKTGTTNGPTDAWFSGYVGNVVTTAWLGFDNNTPLGRQEYGGSAALPIWIDYMREATRGMPTQERPRPAGLVSVRIDPQTGLLATPEQTDARFELFPLESVPTITANGDEYTDPYAPPKYETLEIF, encoded by the coding sequence ATGCGCTTGATTCTAGTCTGGTGCCGGCGCTTTTGCTGGCTTGCGCTCCCTGCCATCGCACTGGGGCTTCTGTCACTGTCCGGCACCTATCTCTACCTCAGCCCGCGGCTGCCGTCGGTGGAGGTGCTGCGCGACATAAAGCTCCAGGAACCGCTGCGCGTTTTCAGCAAGGATGGAAAGCTGATGGGCGAGTTCGGCGAGATGCGCCGCACGCCCGTTCATTACGACCAGGTTCCACCGGCACTGATCCAGGCCATTCTCGCCGCCGAAGACGATCGTTTCCTGCAGCATCACGGCATCGATCTGACAGGCCTGGCACGTGCCGCCTGGGAACTCGCCACCACACACAGCATTCAATCCGGCGGCAGCACCATCACGATGCAGGTGGCGAGAAATTATTTTCTCAGCCGCGATCAGACCTTCGTCCGCAAGTTCAATGAAATTCTTCTGGCCCTGCGTATCGAACGCGAACTGGACAAGCACCAGATACTGGAGCTCTATCTCAACAAGATATTCCTCGGTTACCGCGCCTACGGCGTCGAGGCTGCCGCACAGGTGTATTACGGCCGACCCATTGCCGAGCTCTCGCTCGACGAGACTGCGCTGATCGCGGGGCTGCCGAAAGCACCGTCGGTGCTGAATCCGCTGGACAATCCGGCGCGCGCCAAAATCCGACGCGACTGGATCCTCGGGCGCATGCTCGAGCTCGGCTATATCGACGCATCCGCCCACGCCGCCGCGATCAACGCCCCCGTCAGCGCAAGCTATCACGGCGCACACATCGAACTGCAAGCCGAATATGCCGCTGAAATGGTCCGCGCCGAGATGATTTCCCGATATGGCCGTGCCGCCTATGAAGACGGATACTCGGTCTACACCACGCTCGATGGTGCGCTGCAGACACAGGCGCGGCAGGCAGTGCTACGTGGCTTGCTCGCCTACGACTCACGCCACGGGTTTCGTGGCGCGGAAATGCATTTTGATGGCCCCCGTCAGAAATGGGCTGAATCCCTGCGGGCAATCAGCGCGGTGAGCGGACTGGAGCCCGCGGTGGTCACGCGGGTCGGGGAACAGAGCATCGAAGTGCAGGATCGCAACGGCACGTTGATCGAATTGCCCTGGGAGCAGGGGCTGCGCAACGCGCGTCGCTATATCAGCGAGGACTATCGCGGCGCGGCGCCAAAGACTGCCAGCGAGATAGCAGCGCCCGGCGATGTGGTCAGAATCCTCCAGCAGGAGGGCACTTGGCGTCTGGTCCAGGTGCCCGCCGCGCAGGCGGCACTGGTGTCACTCGATGCGAGCGACGGATCCATCCGGGCGATTGTTGGCGGCATCGACTTCCGCTACAGCAAGTTCAATCGCGCGGCCCAGGCCCTGCGCCAGCCCGGATCGAACATCAAGCCATTCATCTACGCGGCGGCAATGGAAAATGGTTTTACGCCGGCATCGATCATCAACGATGCACCAGTCGTGTTTCAGGACCCCGACCTCGACAAGGTGTGGCGACCGGAAAATGACACCGGCAAGTTCTACGGCCCGACCAGTCTGCGCACGGCCCTGGTGAACTCGCGCAACCTCGTCTCCATCCGTCTGCTGCAACAGCTCGGAATTCCGAAAGCGGTCGACTATCTGTGCGAAATCGGTTTCAACCGGGCCGACGTGCCACCCAACCTGTCGCTGGCGCTCGGGACCCTCAGCACCACACCGCTCAGGCTCGTTTCCGCCTACGCGATGCTCGCCAACGGTGGCTATCGCATCGAACCGTACCTTATAGAAGAAGTGCGTCGGGTGAGCGGAGAAGTGATCGAGCACACCCGCCCGCGGCGTGCCTGTCGCGAATGCGCGCCCGCGAACACCAAGCCCGCGGCGGGCTTCGAAGAGGCCGCCTCCATGGAGGAACTGCTGGCCATGGACGACAACGCCGACAAAAGCGGCAGCGAAGGCCCGGAGATCGCCCCGCAACCGATGGATCCGCGCGTGGCCTACATGATCGACAGCATTCTCAAGGATGCGATAAAACATGGCACCGGGCGGCGCGCACTCGAACTCAAGCGCACCGATGTCGCCGGGAAAACCGGCACCACCAATGGCCCGACCGATGCCTGGTTCTCGGGCTACGTCGGCAACGTGGTGACCACCGCCTGGCTCGGTTTCGACAACAACACCCCGCTGGGTCGGCAGGAGTATGGCGGTTCCGCCGCCCTGCCGATCTGGATCGATTACATGCGCGAGGCGACGCGGGGCATGCCCACCCAGGAACGCCCCCGACCGGCAGGCCTGGTGAGCGTGCGCATCGACCCGCAGACCGGCCTGCTGGCCACCCCGGAGCAGACCGACGCCCGCTTCGAGCTTTTTCCGCTGGAGAGCGTGCCCACGATCACCGCCAATGGCGACGAATACACCGACCCCTACGCGCCGCCGAAGTACGAGACGCTGGAGATTTTCTGA
- a CDS encoding pilus assembly protein PilM, producing the protein MIGLFKRKTPPVLGIDISSTSVKLLELSRSGERFTVESYAVQPMPPNSVVEKNIAEVDAVAQTLEDVIVRSKTRLKEVAVAVAGSAVITKIIDMSAGLTDDAMEAQISVEADQYIPYPLDEVAIDFQAQGPSDRGPDQVEVLLAACRRENVDTRVEVLEAANLVPRVVDVEVYAMERAFGLIIDQLGLDEDYTVAIVDIGSTMTTLSVLNDGHTIYTREQLFGGRQLTEEIQRRYGLTMQEAGLAKKEGGLPEDYEQEVLEPFREAVIQQVTRSLQFFFSSTQYNDVDHVVLAGGVAALVGLAQAVEDKLGTPTTVANPFKGMAVSSRVNAVALANDAPAMMIACGLAMRSFD; encoded by the coding sequence GTGATAGGGTTGTTCAAAAGAAAGACTCCACCGGTTCTGGGGATCGACATCAGCTCGACCTCGGTGAAACTCCTGGAACTCAGCCGCAGTGGCGAGCGCTTTACCGTGGAGAGTTACGCGGTACAGCCGATGCCGCCCAATTCCGTGGTGGAAAAGAACATTGCCGAAGTCGATGCGGTCGCGCAAACACTCGAGGACGTGATCGTTCGCTCCAAGACCAGGCTGAAGGAAGTGGCGGTCGCGGTTGCCGGTTCCGCCGTGATTACCAAGATCATCGACATGTCGGCGGGTTTGACCGACGACGCGATGGAAGCGCAGATCAGCGTCGAAGCAGATCAATACATTCCCTATCCGCTCGATGAAGTGGCGATCGACTTCCAGGCCCAGGGGCCATCGGATCGCGGCCCCGACCAGGTCGAAGTCCTGCTGGCTGCGTGCCGGCGCGAGAACGTCGATACCCGGGTCGAGGTGCTCGAAGCCGCCAACCTCGTGCCGCGAGTCGTGGATGTCGAGGTCTACGCAATGGAGCGTGCGTTTGGCCTGATCATCGATCAACTCGGGCTGGACGAAGACTACACGGTGGCAATCGTCGATATCGGATCCACGATGACCACGCTCAGTGTGCTGAATGACGGGCATACGATCTACACCCGCGAACAGCTGTTTGGCGGGCGTCAGCTCACCGAAGAGATCCAGCGCCGCTACGGTCTGACGATGCAGGAAGCGGGTTTGGCAAAGAAGGAAGGAGGACTGCCGGAGGATTACGAGCAGGAAGTGCTCGAGCCATTCCGCGAGGCCGTGATCCAGCAGGTCACGCGTTCGCTGCAGTTCTTTTTCTCGTCGACACAGTACAACGACGTGGACCACGTGGTCCTGGCCGGTGGTGTGGCCGCGCTGGTCGGGCTGGCCCAGGCGGTCGAGGACAAGCTGGGAACGCCGACGACCGTTGCCAATCCCTTCAAGGGAATGGCGGTCTCCTCGCGCGTGAACGCGGTTGCGCTGGCCAATGATGCGCCCGCGATGATGATTGCCTGCGGCCTGGCCATGAGGAGTTTCGACTGA
- a CDS encoding PilN domain-containing protein: MANINLLPWREQRRELQRKEFFVILGSIAGLGLLAVLLAHITINGQIGGQADRNNYLQTNIAELDKQVAEIRELQTRRNQLIDRMQVIQNLQGTRPLIVRIFDELVRTLPEGVYFRSLQRKDSTITIAGTAETNNRVSSLMRQLEKSEWFANPVLKGVKANPDFGEQANDFDMTVTVTTPGAAAAQDESGE; the protein is encoded by the coding sequence ATGGCGAACATCAACCTATTGCCCTGGCGCGAACAGCGGCGTGAGCTGCAGCGCAAGGAATTCTTTGTCATTCTCGGGTCGATTGCCGGCCTGGGTTTGCTGGCTGTGCTGTTGGCTCACATCACCATCAACGGCCAGATCGGCGGGCAGGCGGATCGCAACAATTACCTGCAGACCAATATTGCCGAACTCGACAAGCAGGTCGCCGAGATCCGCGAACTGCAGACCCGGCGCAACCAGTTGATCGATCGCATGCAGGTAATACAGAACCTGCAGGGCACCCGGCCGCTGATTGTGCGCATTTTTGACGAACTGGTGCGTACGCTGCCCGAGGGTGTCTACTTCCGCAGCCTGCAGCGCAAGGATTCGACGATCACGATCGCCGGTACTGCCGAGACCAACAACCGGGTATCGAGCCTGATGCGACAGCTCGAAAAATCGGAGTGGTTTGCAAATCCCGTTCTCAAGGGCGTAAAGGCCAACCCGGATTTCGGTGAGCAGGCCAATGATTTCGATATGACGGTGACGGTGACCACGCCGGGTGCTGCCGCTGCTCAGGATGAGTCGGGAGAATAA
- the pilO gene encoding type 4a pilus biogenesis protein PilO, with amino-acid sequence MALADSIKALREVDFGDLTLDNIGSWPIAVKIIVWLVVFCTVCFVGYNYHLKNLQSELEVERAKEVELKQQYELKAFQVANLDALRAQLAEMEEQFGALLGQLPKDTEVPGLLEDITEKGTAAGLNFASISLQGERAAEFYVELPIEINVSGSYHDFGGFASGVAGLPRIVTLHDFTISPGSNAGDLRMQILAKTYRYKGEE; translated from the coding sequence ATGGCACTAGCGGACTCAATCAAGGCGCTGCGCGAGGTCGATTTTGGCGACCTTACGCTGGACAACATCGGCAGCTGGCCGATTGCGGTAAAGATCATCGTCTGGCTGGTCGTCTTTTGCACGGTCTGCTTTGTCGGTTACAACTATCACCTCAAGAACCTGCAGTCCGAACTCGAAGTGGAGCGTGCCAAAGAGGTCGAGCTCAAGCAGCAGTACGAACTGAAAGCATTCCAGGTTGCCAACCTCGATGCGTTGCGGGCACAGCTCGCCGAGATGGAAGAGCAGTTCGGCGCCCTGCTCGGCCAGTTGCCCAAGGATACCGAAGTCCCGGGGCTGCTCGAGGACATCACCGAGAAAGGTACTGCGGCGGGCCTGAATTTCGCGAGCATCTCGCTGCAGGGCGAGCGAGCGGCCGAGTTCTATGTCGAGCTGCCGATAGAGATCAATGTCAGCGGCTCCTATCACGACTTCGGTGGCTTTGCCAGCGGAGTTGCCGGCCTGCCACGCATCGTGACACTCCATGATTTCACGATTTCGCCCGGCAGCAATGCGGGTGATTTGCGCATGCAGATTCTCGCGAAAACGTATCGATACAAGGGCGAGGAGTGA